From the Zonotrichia leucophrys gambelii isolate GWCS_2022_RI chromosome 10, RI_Zleu_2.0, whole genome shotgun sequence genome, one window contains:
- the LOC135452369 gene encoding cytochrome P450 1A4-like — translation MWPLGSPVAVSASEALLAAATFCAVLLLVQRLRAAVPAGLRRPPGPRGIPVLGNVLELRTDPHLALTRLSRRYGDVMEVRIGTRPVLVLSGLDTIRQALVKQADDFMGRPDLPSFHYISNGQSLAFSPDSGEVWKARRRLAQSALKSFSIAPSPTSSCSCLLEEHVSKEAEYLVTKFLQVMEEHKSIDLNQYLLVSVANVICAICFGKRYEHEDQELLRVVDLGKEFGEVAGGGHPTDFIPPLRYLPNRTLEAFKDINRHFNAFVQKIVQDHYSTFDKGHIRDITDSLIQHCQENSAGEDAHVKLSDEKIINIVNDLFGAGFDTVATALSWSLMYVALYPDVQKKIHEELDRTIGRERRPRLSDRGTLPYTEAFILEMFRHSSFLPFTIPHSTTKATALNGYYIPKGTCVFINQWQVNHDEALWKEPSAFRPERFLSASGTELNRAEGEKVLAFGLGRRRCPGETIGRWEIFLFLTTLLQQLHFSLRPGEPVDITPQYGLTMKYKKCEAFQIRQRFPEKSSL, via the exons atgtggCCGCTGGGGAGCCCCGTGGCGGTGTCGGCCAGCGAGGCGCTGCTGGCGGCCGCCACGTTTTGcgcggtgctgctgctggtgcagcgGCTGCGGGCGGCCGTGcccgcggggctgcggcggcCGCCGGGCCCGCGGGGCATTCCCGTGCTGGGCAACGTGCTGGAGCTGCGCACGGACCCGCACCTGGCGCTAACGCGGCTGAGCCGGCGCTACGGGGACGTGATGGAGGTGCGCATCGGGACACGGCCCGTGCTGGTGCTCAGCGGGCTGGACACCATCCGCCAAGCGCTGGTCAAGCAAGCAGACGACTTCATGGGGAGACCAGACCTGCCTAGCTTTCACTACATCTCCAACGGGCAGAGCCTGGCGTTCAGCCCCGACTCCGGGGAGGTGTGGAAAGCACGCAGGAGGCTGGCCCAGAGCGCCCTGAAGAGCTTCTCCATCGCGCCCAGCCCCACGTcgtcctgcagctgcctgctggaggAGCACGTCTCCAAGGAGGCCGAGTACCTGGTCACCAAGTTCCTGCAGGTCATGGAGGAGCACAAGAGCATTGACCTCAACCAGTACCTGTTGGTGTCAGTGGCCAACGTCATCTGTGCCATATGCTTTGGCAAGCGCTACGAGCACGaggaccaggagctgctcagggtggTGGACCTGGGGAAGGAGTTTGGGGAGGTGGCTGGGGGCGGCCACCCCACCGACTTCATCCCCCCGCTCCGCTACCTGCCCAACCGCACCCTGGAGGCCTTCAAGGACATCAACCGGCACTTCAACGCCTTCGTGCAGAAAATTGTGCAGGATCATTACAGCACCTTTGACAAG GGGCACATCCGGGACATCACGGACTCGCTGattcagcactgccaggagaaCAGTGCTGGGGAGGATGCCCACGTGAAGCTCTCCGACGAGAAGATCATCAACATCGTCAACGACCTCTTTGGGGCAG GCTTTGACACTGTGGCAACTGCCCTGTCCTGGAGCCTCATGTATGTTGCCTTGTACCCCGACGTCCAGAAGAAGATCCACGAGGAGCTGG ACCGCACCATCGGGCGCGAGCGGCGGCCGCGCCTCTCGGACCGGGGCACGCTGCCCTACACGGAGGCCTTCATCCTGGAGATGTTCAGGcattcctccttcctgcccttcaCCATCCCTCACAG CACAACAAAAGCAACAGCGTTGAATGGCTACTACATCCCCAAGGGCACCTGTGTGTTCATCAACCAGTGGCAAGTGAACCACGATGA GGCGCTGTGGAAGGAGCCCTCAGCCTTCAGGCCCGAGCGGTTCCTGAGCGCGTCGGGGACGGAGCTGAACCGCGCCGAGGGCGAGAAGGTTCTGGCCTTCGGGCTGGGCCGGCGCCGCTGCCCCGGCGAGACCATCGGCCGCTGGGagatcttcctcttcctcaccacgctgctgcagcagctgcacttcAGCCTGCGGCCTGGGGAGCCGGTGGACATCACCCCGCAGTACGGACTGACCATGAAGTACAAGAAGTGTGAAGCCTTCCAGATCCGGCAGCGGTTCCCCgagaagagctctctgtga